A genomic stretch from Croceibacterium aestuarii includes:
- the flgK gene encoding flagellar hook-associated protein FlgK: MASDLLSIAASGARAARGALDVTAQNIANASSEGYIRRSVQMEEVAAAGGQLRIGDISLSGARISGIHRNADMFRQSEVRRTNSDVTRATTELGGLQNIESAIEQAGVYPAIVEFEAGLQQLSADPTDSSLRAAALASADTLARKFNIAAESLDAAGDGLRFDATAAVDEANIVGGELARVNLRLSRAGEGSSDRASLLDRRDALLEKLSGTLDISTSFAGDGSVTVKAGGSSGQTLVTGGLSGTLSMATAADGTVSFAVDGAAVSLGGGSLAGTSLALTQAAAVRSRLDTLADGIATTVNSVQTGGTALDGTAGQPLFAGSGASGLKVVLTSGAALATAPAGAAAGSLDGSNLAALRQALDGNGVAKEMNSVLFDVSSQVAGRTVTRDALDSIAASARISLEQQAGVDLDTEAANLMRFQQAFQASGRAMQVASTIFDSLLSIR, from the coding sequence ATGGCCTCCGATCTCCTCTCGATTGCCGCCAGCGGCGCGCGCGCGGCGCGCGGCGCGCTCGACGTCACCGCGCAGAACATCGCCAACGCTTCGAGCGAGGGCTACATCCGGCGCAGCGTCCAGATGGAGGAAGTTGCCGCGGCGGGCGGGCAGCTGCGGATCGGGGACATCTCGCTTTCCGGCGCGCGGATATCCGGCATTCATCGCAACGCCGACATGTTCCGCCAGTCCGAAGTGCGCCGCACGAACAGCGACGTAACGCGAGCGACAACCGAACTCGGCGGCCTGCAAAACATCGAGAGCGCGATTGAGCAGGCGGGGGTCTACCCTGCAATCGTCGAATTCGAAGCCGGGTTGCAGCAGCTCTCCGCCGATCCCACCGATTCCTCTCTGCGCGCGGCCGCTCTCGCCAGCGCCGACACGCTGGCACGCAAGTTCAACATTGCCGCCGAAAGTCTCGACGCCGCCGGTGACGGACTTCGCTTCGATGCCACTGCCGCGGTCGACGAAGCTAACATCGTCGGCGGTGAACTGGCCCGCGTGAACCTGCGGCTGTCCCGCGCTGGCGAAGGCAGCAGCGACCGAGCCTCGCTGCTCGACCGTCGCGACGCCTTGCTCGAAAAACTGAGCGGCACACTCGACATCTCGACCAGCTTCGCTGGCGACGGGTCGGTAACCGTCAAGGCCGGCGGCAGCAGCGGCCAGACCCTCGTCACGGGCGGTCTTTCGGGCACCCTGTCGATGGCGACGGCGGCCGACGGCACCGTCTCCTTCGCCGTGGACGGCGCGGCGGTTTCCCTTGGCGGCGGATCGCTCGCCGGGACCTCGCTGGCGCTGACCCAGGCGGCGGCTGTGCGCTCGCGGCTCGACACTCTGGCCGACGGCATCGCGACGACGGTCAACTCCGTACAAACCGGCGGCACGGCGCTCGATGGCACAGCGGGGCAGCCGCTCTTCGCCGGCAGCGGGGCAAGCGGCCTCAAGGTCGTCCTCACCAGCGGCGCTGCGCTCGCGACCGCGCCCGCCGGCGCAGCCGCTGGGAGTCTCGACGGCTCGAACCTCGCGGCCTTGCGCCAGGCGCTCGACGGGAACGGCGTGGCCAAGGAAATGAATTCGGTTCTGTTCGACGTCTCCAGCCAAGTGGCCGGGCGGACCGTAACGCGCGACGCACTCGATTCGATTGCCGCATCGGCACGCATTTCGCTGGAACAGCAGGCCGGCGTGGACCTCGATACCGAAGCAGCGAACCTGATGCGTTTCCAACAGGCCTTCCAGGCATCCGGGCGAGCGATGCAGGTCGCCAGCACCATCTTCGATTCGCTTTTGAGCATAAGGTGA
- the motA gene encoding flagellar motor stator protein MotA, with the protein MYAAIGIVILLVMVFGGFVITGGALGPVMEAIPHEMLIIGGASVGALVAGNSLHELKAIGSSLGKVFKGPRHNKQDHIDAIALTTRLMKLLRAEGPVALESHVENPQDSALFAEYPNLLSNKPLIALICDTLTLLVVSSGTLETHAVEDVMDNAIKTHFHEIHEPQHALQSLADALPALGIVAAVLGVVKTMGSIDQPPAILGGMIGSALVGTFLGVLLAYGIVGPLSSRLKQVLEQDEQIFHAVKQVIIASLNGYPQPLVVESARSGLGHAFRPGLSELLDGLRGR; encoded by the coding sequence ATGTACGCAGCGATCGGGATCGTCATCCTGCTGGTGATGGTATTCGGCGGATTCGTCATTACCGGGGGCGCACTGGGGCCGGTGATGGAGGCCATTCCGCACGAGATGCTCATTATCGGCGGCGCATCCGTCGGCGCGCTCGTGGCCGGCAATTCGCTCCACGAGCTGAAGGCGATCGGGTCTTCGCTCGGCAAAGTGTTCAAGGGGCCGCGACACAACAAGCAGGACCATATCGACGCCATCGCGCTGACCACCCGGCTGATGAAGCTGCTGCGCGCCGAAGGTCCGGTTGCGCTCGAGAGCCACGTCGAAAACCCGCAGGATTCGGCGCTGTTCGCCGAGTACCCCAACCTGCTCAGCAACAAGCCGCTCATCGCGCTGATTTGCGACACGCTGACTCTGCTGGTGGTTTCATCCGGCACGCTCGAGACACACGCGGTGGAAGACGTGATGGATAATGCGATCAAGACGCACTTCCATGAAATCCACGAGCCGCAACATGCGCTCCAGTCGCTCGCCGACGCGCTGCCCGCTCTCGGCATCGTCGCCGCCGTGCTCGGCGTCGTGAAAACGATGGGCTCGATCGACCAGCCTCCGGCCATTCTCGGCGGGATGATCGGTTCGGCCCTGGTCGGCACCTTCCTCGGCGTGCTGCTCGCTTATGGTATCGTCGGCCCGCTCTCGTCCCGCCTCAAGCAAGTGCTCGAGCAGGACGAGCAGATCTTTCACGCGGTCAAGCAGGTGATCATCGCCTCGCTGAACGGATATCCGCAGCCGCTGGTCGTCGAAAGTGCGCGGTCGGGTCTCGGCCATGCTTTCCGACCGGGTCTTTCGGAGCTGCTCGACGGCCTGCGGGGCCGTTGA
- a CDS encoding flagellar motor protein MotB produces the protein MASSPARNDPAPPIIVKKVTVVAAGHHGGAWKVAYADFVTAMMAFFLLLWLLGSTTEAQRKGLADYFTPTLVKTKEESAGSNGLLGGSSLTDADSYPHRAGQTGTQSLTIPRDAKGGPKEGATVVKRMRARVQEKLESSQRLRRLMRHVRMVETTEGVRIDLVDDADFSMFVLGTTVLTSEATDLIGAIAGAVGPEAGKLTIRGHTDSLPWKSGAVANNWSLSAGRAEATRQALMRDGIGEGRFRRIEGVADRELLIEDNPQDPRNRRISVLIN, from the coding sequence ATGGCCAGCAGTCCCGCGCGCAACGACCCCGCGCCGCCAATTATCGTCAAGAAAGTGACCGTGGTCGCCGCCGGACATCACGGCGGCGCGTGGAAAGTGGCCTACGCGGACTTCGTCACGGCGATGATGGCGTTCTTCCTGCTGCTCTGGCTCCTCGGCTCGACGACCGAGGCGCAGCGCAAGGGCCTGGCGGATTACTTCACCCCGACATTGGTGAAGACGAAGGAAGAGAGCGCGGGATCGAATGGCCTGCTGGGAGGGTCGTCGCTCACCGATGCGGACAGCTATCCACATCGCGCAGGCCAGACGGGCACACAGTCCCTCACTATCCCCCGCGACGCCAAAGGGGGGCCGAAGGAAGGCGCCACGGTCGTCAAGCGCATGCGCGCGCGCGTGCAGGAGAAGCTGGAGAGCAGCCAGCGCCTGCGCCGTCTGATGCGTCACGTGCGAATGGTCGAGACGACCGAAGGCGTGCGGATCGACCTCGTCGACGATGCTGATTTCTCCATGTTCGTTCTCGGCACGACCGTCTTGACCTCCGAAGCAACCGACCTGATCGGCGCGATTGCCGGCGCTGTCGGCCCCGAAGCGGGCAAGCTGACGATCCGCGGCCACACCGATTCGCTGCCGTGGAAGAGCGGCGCCGTCGCCAACAACTGGTCGCTGTCCGCGGGCCGCGCCGAAGCGACGCGCCAGGCGCTGATGCGCGACGGCATCGGCGAAGGACGGTTCCGCCGCATCGAAGGCGTTGCCGATCGCGAGCTTCTGATCGAGGACAATCCCCAGGATCCGCGCAATCGCCGGATCTCCGTTCTGATCAACTAG
- a CDS encoding rod-binding protein, producing the protein MTSPISLDGANAARPVAPAGSDRARLAETAEQFEAIFLRQMLSAARSTDFGGDDLFGGQGEETFREMRDARFAEIASQTGTLGFAASIESQLARFLGPES; encoded by the coding sequence ATGACGAGCCCGATCTCCCTCGATGGCGCCAACGCAGCTCGTCCCGTCGCGCCGGCGGGCAGCGATCGGGCGCGCCTGGCCGAAACCGCGGAACAGTTCGAAGCGATCTTTCTGCGGCAGATGCTTTCGGCTGCGCGGAGCACCGACTTCGGCGGCGACGACCTGTTCGGCGGCCAGGGAGAAGAGACGTTCCGCGAGATGCGCGATGCCCGCTTCGCCGAGATCGCCTCTCAGACAGGGACACTCGGATTCGCCGCCTCGATCGAATCGCAACTCGCGCGGTTTCTCGGGCCCGAGAGCTGA
- a CDS encoding flagellin N-terminal helical domain-containing protein produces the protein MISLSTSAFYERSTRQIGSLRAEADSLQQQIGSGERLSRSSDDPVAAARLRTLSRADRLAKIDQRNSEIAQTDLKLTDQALGSIADVVIRAKELANQAANGALGAEQRASIGSEIAGLQQTVLLVANSRNSAGHALFGGHASGAAYADSGAGIAYVGTAGADPVDLGDGQSVTPSLTGPEVFQFDVNGSPTDLFTVLGNLASALQGSGDQVGASRDAMNALDAGLDKVTTAQTLVGARMGWIDMMDQRREATGELVAEEQSSVGGADLATTMTRLQEVMTVLEASQASFVRLSSLSLFDMLR, from the coding sequence ATGATCAGCCTGAGCACCAGTGCGTTCTACGAACGCTCGACGCGCCAGATCGGATCGCTGCGCGCCGAGGCCGATTCGCTGCAGCAACAGATCGGCAGCGGTGAACGGCTTTCGCGTTCCTCCGACGATCCGGTCGCGGCCGCGCGTCTTCGCACGCTGTCGCGCGCCGACCGGCTGGCCAAGATCGATCAGCGCAATTCCGAAATCGCCCAGACCGATCTCAAGCTTACCGACCAGGCCCTCGGTTCGATCGCCGACGTGGTGATCCGCGCCAAGGAACTCGCCAACCAGGCCGCCAACGGCGCACTTGGTGCCGAGCAGCGTGCCTCGATCGGCAGCGAGATCGCCGGGTTGCAGCAGACTGTTCTGCTTGTCGCCAACAGCCGCAACAGCGCGGGCCATGCCTTGTTCGGTGGTCATGCGTCCGGCGCGGCCTACGCCGATTCGGGAGCGGGCATCGCCTATGTCGGAACGGCGGGCGCGGATCCGGTCGATCTCGGCGACGGCCAGAGCGTCACTCCGTCACTCACCGGGCCGGAAGTCTTCCAGTTCGACGTCAATGGCTCGCCGACCGATTTGTTTACGGTGCTCGGGAATTTGGCCTCCGCGCTCCAGGGTAGCGGCGATCAGGTCGGCGCCAGCCGCGACGCCATGAACGCTCTCGACGCCGGCCTCGACAAAGTAACAACCGCGCAGACATTGGTCGGCGCCCGGATGGGCTGGATCGATATGATGGACCAGCGCCGCGAAGCGACTGGAGAACTCGTCGCCGAGGAGCAATCTTCCGTCGGCGGAGCCGATCTCGCCACGACGATGACGCGGCTGCAGGAAGTGATGACCGTGCTCGAGGCAAGCCAGGCCAGCTTCGTGCGCCTTTCCAGCCTGTCGTTGTTCGACATGCTGCGCTGA